In Meleagris gallopavo isolate NT-WF06-2002-E0010 breed Aviagen turkey brand Nicholas breeding stock chromosome 3, Turkey_5.1, whole genome shotgun sequence, one DNA window encodes the following:
- the SOCS6 gene encoding suppressor of cytokine signaling 6, whose translation MKKISLKTIRKSFNLNKSKDESDFVVVQQPSLSEFGKDDSLFGSCYGKDLASCEVNSEDEKGGKNRSKSESLMGTLKRRLSAKQKQKGKGSTPSGSSADDDTFSSSSAPITFKDVRAQRPLRSTSLRNHHYSPTPWPLRPTNSEETCIKMEVKVKALVHSSNPSPALNGVRKDFHDLQSDNVFQEQNNALKNTESQNGDLHLHIDEHVPVVIGLMPQDYIQYTVPLDEGMYPLEGSRSYCLDSSSPMEVSTVSSQVGGNAFHEEESQVDQDVVVAPDIFVDHTVNGLLIGTTGVMLQSPRVNHNDVPPLSPLLPPMQNNQIQRNFNGLNGTDAHVAESMRCHLNFDPNTAPGVGRVYDSVQNSGPMVVTSLTEELKKLAKQGWYWGPITRWEAEGKLANVPDGSFLVRDSSDDRYLLSLSFRSHGKTLHTRIEHSNGRFSFYEQPDVEGHTSIVDLIEHSIRDSENGAFCYSRSRLPGSATYPVRLTNPVSRFMQVRSLQYLCRFVIRQYTRIDLIQKLPLPNKMKDYLQEKHY comes from the coding sequence atgaagaaaattagtCTAAAAACAATTCGCAAGTCCTTTAActtaaataaaagtaaagatGAAAGTGACTTTGTAGTGGTTCAACAGCCATCTTTAAGTGAATTTGGAAAAGATGACTCCCTGTTTGGCAGCTGCTATGGTAAAGATTTGGCTAGCTGTGAAGTCAATAGTGAAGATGAAAAAGGAGGCAAAAATAGATCAAAAAGTGAAAGCTTAATGGGTACGTTAAAAAGAAGgctttcagcaaaacaaaagcaaaaaggcaAAGGCAGCACACCATCTGGAAGTTCTGCAGATGATGACACCTTTTCTTCGTCATCTGCTCCAATAACTTTCAAAGATGTGCGAGCtcaaagacctctgagatccaCTTCCCTCCGTAATCATCATTACAGTCCAACTCCATGGCCCCTTCGACCTACAAATTCAGAAGAGACTTGCataaaaatggaagtgaaagTCAAGGCCTTGGTCCATTCTTCTAATCCAAGCCCAGCACTGAATGGCGTTCGAAAGGACTTCCATGACTTGCAGTCAGATAACGTGTTCCAGGAACAAAacaatgcattaaaaaatacGGAATCTCAGAATGGGGACTTGCATCTTCATATTGATGAACATGTGCCTGTAGTTATTGGATTAATGCCTCAGGACTACATTCAGTATACTGTGCCTTTAGATGAGGGAATGTATCCTTTGGAAGGATCACGTAGTTACTGTCTGGATAGTTCCTCACCCATGGAAGTTTCAACTGTTTCTTCTCAAGTAGGAGGAAATGCTTTCCATGAAGAAGAGAGTCAAGTGGATCAGGATGTAGTAGTTGCACCAGATATCTTTGTGGATCACACAGTGAATGGTTTGTTGATTGGTACCACAGGAGTCATGTTGCAAAGTCCAAGAGTTAATCACAATGATGTCCCTCCACTTTCACCTTTGCTACCTCCAATGCAGAATAATCAAATCCAAAGGAACTTTAATGGATTGAATGGCACAGATGCCCATGTGGCTGAAAGTATGCGCTGCCATTTGAATTTTGATCCTAACACTGCCCCTGGAGTTGGAAGAGTTTATGATTCTGTACAGAACAGTGGTCCTATGGTTGTGACAAGTCtcactgaagaactgaaaaaacttgcaaaacaaggatggtACTGGGGCCCCATTACACGTTGGGAGGCAGAGGGAAAATTAGCTAATGTGCCTGATGGCTCGTTTCTTGTTCGAGATAGTTCTGATGATCGTTATCTTTTAAGTTTGAGTTTTCGTTCCCATGGAAAAACACTTCACACTAGAATTGAACATTCAAATGGTAGGTTTAGCTTTTATGAACAACCAGATGTGGAGGGGCATACGTCTATAGTTGATCTAATTGAACATTCGATCAGGGACTCTGAAAATGGAGCTTTCTGCTATTCAAGATCCCGATTGCCTGGATCTGCAACTTATCCAGTGAGACTAACAAATCCAGTATCTCGGTTTATGCAGGTGCGTTCTTTACAATACCTGTGTCGTTTTGTAATACGTCAGTACACAAGAATAGACCTGATTCAGAAACTGCCTTTGCCAAACAAAATGAAGGATTATTTACAGGAAAAGCACTACTGA